GTATATTTACCCAGATGATTCAGGCCATAGTGAATAACAATAATCATGAAGCCAATGCCTTAGAGTTATATTTAGATATTTTGTCTACATAGAGTGGTCTATGCACTGCTAACTCCATTTGTTTGGAAAAAGTTTGAATATTAGAACGTTGTGTGAGCTATGAGTTgcaacagtgtaacagtataactttagacccaTTTCACATACGTTACATGAGCTATGAGTTGCAACAgtacacggtgtgtgtgtgtgtgtgtgtctacactcCCACTCTGCGAGATTGAACTATTTTTGGTAAATAGCTATAAAAGTTACATAGTTGCATACTcatttctaaaaataaaaaacaccctGTCAGTTAGGATACTTTTATTGGACAGCACAGACACGGCACTGACTCATATCGAACAAAAATTCAGGTTCCATTAAGACACATTTTCGTTTTCACCAAAAATGGACAAGCACATGAAGCAGATTGTATTGAAACAGAGTTATTCTCCTTCTGCATTTCTTTTCCTTCTGCAGAGTTATTATTTTCTGCAGTTATTCTCCTTCAGCAGAGTTATTCTGCAGTTATTCTCCTTCAGCAGACTTATTCTGCAGTTATTCTCCTTCAGCAGAGTTATTCTCCTTCATTCAGTTATTCTTCAGTTATTCTCCTTCTGCAGAGTTATTCTGCAGTTATTCTCCTTCAGCAGAGTTATTCTGCAGTTATTCTCCTTCAGCATAGTTATTCTCCTTCAGTAGAGTTATTCTGCAGTTATTCTCCTTCAGCAGAGTTATTCTGCAGTTATTCTCCTTCAGCAGAGTTATTCTGCAGTTATTCTCCTTCAGCAGAGTTATTCTGCAGTTATTCTCCTTCAGCAGAGTTATTCTGCAGTTATTCTCCTTCAGCAGAGTTATTCTCCTTCAGCAAAGTTATTCTGCAGTTATTCTTCTACAGCAGAGTTATTCTGCAGTTATTCTTCTACAGCAGAGTTATTCTGCAGTTATTCTCCTTCAGCAGAGTTATTCTGCAGTTATTCTTCTACAGCAGAGTTATTCTGCAGTTATTCTTCTACAGCAGAGTTATTCTGCAGTTATTCTTCTACAGCAGAGTTATTCTGCAGTTATTCTCCTTCAGCAGAGTTATTCTTCAGTTATTCTCCTTCAGCAGAGTTATTCTGCAGTTATTCTTCTTCAGCAGAGTTATTCTGCAGTTATTCTCCGTCAGCAGAGTTATTCTGCAGTTATTCTGCAGTTATTTTCCTTCAGCAGAGTTATTCTCCTTCAGCAGAGTTATTCTGCAGTTATTCTCCTTCAGTAGAGTTATTCTACGTCAGCAGAGTTATTCTGCAGTTATTCTGCAGTTATTTTCCTTCAGCAGAGTTATTCTCCTTCAGCAGAGTTATTCTGCAGTTATTCTCCTTAAGTAGAGTTATTCTCCTTCAGCAGAGTTATTCTCCTTCAGCAGTTATTCTGCAGTTATTCTTCTTCAGCAGAGTTATTCTGCAGTTATTCTTCTTCAGCAGAGTTATTCTCCTTCAGCAGAGTTATTCTGCAGTTATTCTTCTTCAGCAGAGTTATTCTGCAGTTATTCTCATTCAGCAGAGTTATTTGAGTAAATAATGAATAAAGGCAGAGCAGCTTTCTGTCTTTCCACAGAGTAGGAAAGATTGGGGTTATGGTCTGGGTCtgataataaataataaacaaaaaatatttaGGCGGACAATAAATAAGCATTATATTTTTCAAAATTATACAAATTTAAGGTACCAAATTGAGGTCACTCAAAACATTCAAGCACACATACTGTATTACAAGTTAAAGCATCACAAGgaaatacagtgaaatgccacTCAAGGCACTGTTCATAAACCTTTTCATCACAAATTAATGTGTAGGATAGTTTTAAACACCCGTTTGAAATTCTCATTGCAGAGGGGGTATATGAACGGGTTCAAGGTAGAGTTAATATACCCAAGCCATATCGTGAACATATGTAGGTTGTGATGTACACAGGTTTGGCAGAAAGCCATGACCATAAAGACTATGAAGTATGGGATCCAGCACATCATGAACCCAGCTATAATACAGCCCAGCTGCTTGGCCGCTTTGTGCTCCTTATGGACCTGAAGGCTCTGGATACGCTGTCTGGACTGGGCACAGAACTTCTGCCAGGTCTGCTTTAGAGTCAAAGCGTTGGCTACAGCATCCGGGTTAGTACCATCGTCAGGCTCTGAGTGCTCCTGGGCCGGGGGGGACTGGGGTGAATTATGGGGACATGGTGACGGGGATAAATTCACAGACTGGGTGAACTCGTTGTTGTAGAACATGGTGGTGTATCTCTGCATGTCAGATATCTGGGTTATCTCGCAGACACCAGCCACAGAGTTTGACGGCACGGCTACCTTGCAGTCGTTCACGGATACATAGAGTTTCTGAACATTGTCGTCGTCGTAGTTTGTGAAGCCAAGAGGTAAAGAGGACAGGTTTAAAGGGGTCTCCGAGTCCGAATTCTTCTGCTGGAAAGACGAAGAGCCGCTCTTTCTTTTGTCCTTTACAGTCGTCCTCAGACGTTTTGTCATTCTGAGCACTGAATGACTGGAGTGAGAGTCTTTCTCAGACTTGGGTTCCCTGGGCGCGTTGGTTTCAACTGTATCTGTGGAGTCGTTCGGCTGGTCTAACGTGTACTGATCAAAGTCtgagtttctttctttcttagACTCGCAGTGGCTATTTCCTGTTTGGACTTTGTGTCCGATCCTGTTTTCCACCACAGAATCTGTGGGATTGataatcctctccctctctctgaagtTCTGTCTCACAGCCATGTAGATGCGCGAGTAGAACCACAGCATCAACAGAGACGGAAGGTAGAAGTTAAACACTGAAGTTAAAACCTTAAACCACGTAACAAACCGGAAATCAGTGTCACACTTATTCTCCATCTCCGGTTTGAGGTCGACCTGAACGAACGACCTCCACCCTAGAATAGGAATAATCCACGTCATGGACATTAGCCAGGCCCCTGAGATCATAACGCTAGCTCTCCCTCTGGTCCGGTACTTCAGGTACCTCAGCGGCTCGTGAACGGACCGATACCGATCCAGACATAGTATAAACAGACTAAAGATGGAGGCTGTGCTGGCTACGTAATCCATGATGAGCCAGAACTGACAGACGACCCTCCCCAGCCTCCACTCGTCCTCCAGCAGGTACACCAGGTTGAGGGGCATGACGGTGGCCCCGACGATGAGATCCGCCACGGAGAGGCTGACGATGTAGAGGTTGCCCACCGTGTGGAGGGTCCGCTCTTTCTTCACAGCGTAGAGTACCAGGATGTTCATGATGACGGTGAGCAATGACAGGAAGCCCAGGGAGACACCTACAATAGAATATTATAACACAATTAATAGAAtagatactttattgtccattggTTAGAATGGACATCTGTCTTCTTCCTTCCCCAACATCCCCCagagcgcacacacacgcatacccaggcatacacacacacacacacacacacccaggcatacgcacacgcacacacacacacacacacacacacacacacacacacacacacacacacacacacacacacacacacaccaacctacCTAGTAGGGTATTGTGGAAGCTGCTGTGGTGCTGGAGGCGGAAGGTGCTGTTGAAAGGTGACGGGACAGTCTCCTGGCCATACGGGTGTCTCCAGGTGCTGTTGAAAGGTGACGGGACAGTCTCCTGGCCATACGGGTGTCTCCAGGTGCCGTTGAAGTACCTATCACAGGATACAGTGGGTGTAAACGGTAGAGGGAAATGATTACTTGCCAGCTCTCCTcaacagtcagtctagtataacaacctctcaatatatttaatatgcAGATCTTTTGACAGCTATGCCACCTTCAACAGGGTTTCATCTTCACATGTAACATGTATATCTACCGGTTAAATAGAAAttcattagacacacacacacgtgtttatTAAAGCACCTGTCCATGGGGATGTCAGGTGACTGAATAGACTCCATCACGGTTCTTTATGTTAAGtactcttcacccctcctcttcatcctctctggATCCCTTCACATGATGTCAGAAGTGTTGGAAACATCAGGTGAAACCACAGCAAATAGTATACATGCTGAATCAATCGCCATCAGCCATTACCTACGGAGTCAAAACAAATTATAACAATACTCATTATTTCTCtttttgtgtcccaaatggcaccctattccctatatagtgcactactatagaccagagccctattccctatatagtgcactacattagaccagagtcctattccctttatagtgcactactttagaccagagccctattccctatatagtgcactactttagaccagagtcagGCAGtaagtgcactactgttgaccagagccctattccctatatagtgcactacgtttgaccagagccagGTGAAAGGGTGCAATTTGCATCGCAAGCAGTGAACGTAGCGGTCAGTGAACCTAGCGGCCAGTGAACCTATCGGCCAGTGAATCAATCGGCCTATCGACCAGTGAACCTATCGACCAGTGAACCTATCGGCCAGTGAACCTATCGACCAGTGAACCTATCGGCCAGTGAACCTATCGGCCAGTGAACCTATCGCCCAGTGAACCTAGCAGTAAGTGAACCTAGCAACCAGTGAACCTAGCAGCCAGTTATCCTAGCAGTAAGTGAACCTAGCAGTAAGTGAACCTAGCAGCCAGTGAACCTTGCGGCCAGTGAACCTAGAAGCCAGTTATCCTAGCAGTAAGTGAACCTAGCAGTAAGGTAAACTAGCAACCAGTGAACCTAGCAGCCAGTTATCCTAGCAGTAAGTGAACCTAGCAGTAAGGTAAACTAGCAACCAGTGAACCTAGCAGCCAGTTATCCTAGCAGTAAGTGAACCTAGCAGTAAGTGAACCTAGTGGCCAGTGAACCTAGCGGCCAGTGAACCTAACGACCAATGAACCTAACGACCAGTGAACCTATCGACCAGTGATCCTAGCAAGCCAGTGAACCTAACGACCAGTGAACCTAGCGGCCAGTGAACCTAACGGCCATTGAACCTAGCAGCCAGTGATCCTAGCAAGCCAGTAAACCTAGCAGTAATGTAACCTAGCAGTAAGGTAACCTAGCAGACAGTGAACCTAGCAGCCAGTGAACCTAGCAGCCAGTGAACCTAGCAGCCAGTTATCCTAGCAGTAAGTGAACCTAGCTGCAAGTGAACCTAGTAGCCAGTGAACCTTGCGGCCAGTGAACCTAGCAGCCAGTTATCCTAGCAGTAAATTAACCTAGCAGTAAGGTAACCTAGCGGCCAGTGAACCAAGCGGCCAGTGAACCTTGCGGCCAGTGAGCCTAGCAGCCAGTTATCCTAGCAGTAAGTGAACCTAGCAGTAAGGTAACCTATCGGCCAGTGAACCTAGCAGTCAGTTATCCTAGCAGTAAATTAACCTAGCAGTAAGGTAACCTAGCGGCCAGTGAACCAAGCGGCCAGTGAACCTATCGGCCAGTGAACCTAGCAGCCAGTTATCCTAGCAGTAAGTGAACCTAGCAGTAAGGTAACCTAGCGGCCAGTGAACCTATCGGCCAGTGAACCAAGCGGCCAGTGAACCTATCGGCCAGTGAACCTAGCGGCCAGTGAACCTAGCGGCCAGTGAACCTAGCAGCCAGTGATACTAGCAAGCCAGTGAACCTAGCGGTAAGGTAACCTAGCGGCCAGTGAACCTAACAGCCAGTGAACCTAGCAGCCAGTAAACTAGGATTAATACATCTGAAGCGTCAAATACACTTGCACTATGAACCCTGGTTTTACCTGGGCCAGTCTTCAGCTAATCCCGTCCCCAGGCTCAATTGATAGAGCAGGCTGGTATACCAGATTAGCCCTCGGACATTTCAGGTTAACGGACCCTGGTTTGGAACCCTGGTCCGCAGGTTATCATGGTAAAAGTGTTAGCATATAAAGGCTTTGATACCACAGTGGCTCCAGCCTcgatcacctttcagcaggaaaacaggcagtggctaacatggcaccctattccctatatagtacactacttttgaccacagccctatgggcccaaGAGCCCTATGCAGGCCTGGTAGTGCACTACGTATGGAATATGGAACCATTTTGGATGCAATATATCTGGCAGAAGTAGAACACAAGTCAGAAGTACACCAATGTGTGGTAGCAATGTGAATGAGTGGTAGCAGCGTGAATGAGAGGTAGCAGTGTGAATGAGTGGTAGCAGTGTGAATGAGTGGTAGCAGCGTGAATGAGTGGTAGCAGATGGAATGAGTTGTAGCAGATGGAATGAGTGGTAGCAGTGTGAATGAGTGGTAGCAGATGGAATGAGTGGTAGCAGTGTGAATGAGTGGTAGCAGCGTGAATGAGTGGTAGCAGCGTGAATGAGTGGTAGCAGCGTGAATGAGTGGTAGCAGTGTGAATGAGTGGAAGAAGTGTGAATGAGTGGTAGCAGAAGGATTGAGTGGTAGCAGTGTGAATG
This is a stretch of genomic DNA from Oncorhynchus clarkii lewisi isolate Uvic-CL-2024 chromosome 17, UVic_Ocla_1.0, whole genome shotgun sequence. It encodes these proteins:
- the LOC139369953 gene encoding histamine H1 receptor-like, coding for MESIQSPDIPMDSTWRHPYGQETVPSPFNSTFRLQHHSSFHNTLLGVSLGFLSLLTVIMNILVLYAVKKERTLHTVGNLYIVSLSVADLIVGATVMPLNLVYLLEDEWRLGRVVCQFWLIMDYVASTASIFSLFILCLDRYRSVHEPLRYLKYRTRGRASVMISGAWLMSMTWIIPILGWRSFVQVDLKPEMENKCDTDFRFVTWFKVLTSVFNFYLPSLLMLWFYSRIYMAVRQNFRERERIINPTDSVVENRIGHKVQTGNSHCESKKERNSDFDQYTLDQPNDSTDTVETNAPREPKSEKDSHSSHSVLRMTKRLRTTVKDKRKSGSSSFQQKNSDSETPLNLSSLPLGFTNYDDDNVQKLYVSVNDCKVAVPSNSVAGVCEITQISDMQRYTTMFYNNEFTQSVNLSPSPCPHNSPQSPPAQEHSEPDDGTNPDAVANALTLKQTWQKFCAQSRQRIQSLQVHKEHKAAKQLGCIIAGFMMCWIPYFIVFMVMAFCQTCVHHNLHMFTIWLGYINSTLNPFIYPLCNENFKRVFKTILHINL